Proteins encoded together in one Cicer arietinum cultivar CDC Frontier isolate Library 1 chromosome 4, Cicar.CDCFrontier_v2.0, whole genome shotgun sequence window:
- the LOC101507914 gene encoding uncharacterized protein yields MAGRCCSFFSPSSSDVATLSHSSLTPSLSLSTTTKLRTTRRSFLCLKRRNGSLKPLVCALNNPLQYRKLGDSDLNISEITLGTMTFGEQNTEKEAHAILNYAFEHGINALDTAEAYPIPMKKETQGSTDLYIGSWLKSQSRDKIILATKVCGYSERSSYLRDNANILRVDAANIKESVEKSLNRLGTDYIDLLQIHWPDRYVPLFGDYSYDSSKWRPSVPFIEQLQAFQELINEGKVRYIGVSNETSYGVMEFVHTAKVEGLPKIVSIQNSYSLLVRSRFEVDLVEVCHPKNCNIGLLAYSPLGGGALTGKYIDTNSEAAKSGRLNLFPGYMERYNKSIAREATIKYLELAKKHGLTPVQLALGFARDRPFMTSSIIGATSVNQLKEDIDAFTTTERPLPAEVMADIEAIFKRYKDPTIL; encoded by the exons ATGGCCGGTCGCTGCTGCTCTTTCTTCTCTCCCTCTTCTTCTGACGTTGCTACCCTTTCACACTCTTCTCTCACACCGTCACTCTCACTTTCAACTACAACAAAATTAAGAACAACAAGAAGAAGCTTCCTATGTCTAAAGAGGAGAAATGGGTCTTTGAAGCCTCTCGTTTGTGCCCTCAACAATCCATTGCAATACCGGAAGCTCGGTGATTCTGACCTTAACATCAGTGAAATTACTCTTGGTACT ATGACATTTGGGGAGCAAAACACAGAGAAAGAAGCTCATGCCATACTCAACTATGCATTTGAGCATGGCATTAATGCTCTGGATACTGCTGAGGCT TATCCAATTCCAATGAAGAAAGAGACACAAGGAAGCACTGATCTCTATATCGGTAGCTGGCTGAAATCTCAATCTCGTGACAAG ATTATTTTAGCAACAAAAGTATGCGGTTATTCTGAGAGATCGAGTTACTTACGCGACAACGCAAACATTTTGCGGGTTGATGCTGCAAATATCAAAGAAAGTGTGGAGAAAAGCCTTAATCGCCTTGGGACTGATTATATTGATCTGTTGCAAATTCACTG GCCAGATCGCTACGTTCCATTGTTTGGCGATTATTCCTATGATTCTTCCAAATGGAGGCCTAGTGTGCCGTTTATTGAACAGTTGCAAGCTTTTCAAGAACTTATCAATGAAGGAAAG GTACGTTACATAGGCGTTTCAAATGAGACTTCATACGGAGTGATGGAGTTTGTCCATACAGCTAAAGTCGAGGGACTTCCAAAGATTGTCAGTATCCAAAACAGCTATAGCTTGCTTGTGCGAAGTCGTTTTGAAG TTGATCTTGTGGAAGTTTGCCATCCAAAGAATTGCAACATTGGCTTGCTGGCCTATTCACCACTTGGAGGTGGAGCACTCACAGGAAAATATATAGATACAAATTCAGAAGCTGCAAAAAGTGGAAGATTGAACCTCTTCCCTGGTTACATGGAAAGATATAACAAATCGATTGCACGG GAAGCAACTATTAAGTATCTTGAGTTGGCCAAGAAACATGGTTTAACACCTGTTCAGCTTGCGCTTGGATTTGCGAGAGATCGTCCGTTCATGACGAGTTCGATTATTGGTGCAACTTCTGTGAACCAACTAAAAGAAGACATTGATGCTTTTACAACAACTGAACGGCCTTTACCAGCAGAAGTCATGGCAGACATTGAAGCTATCTTCAAGAGA